The Argentina anserina chromosome 3, drPotAnse1.1, whole genome shotgun sequence genome includes a region encoding these proteins:
- the LOC126788580 gene encoding uncharacterized protein LOC126788580: MGNSLRCCLACVLPCGALDLIRIVHLNGYVEEITRPVTAGEILVANPNHVLSKPCSQGVVRRILILSPESELKRGSIYFLIPESSVPDSKKKKKSSSGLKKSSKKRLSSGDDAAVSECDRYLTENVSEKKKYSSRRDRRTGRSLGAFQPHLESISED; this comes from the coding sequence ATGGGCAACAGTCTAAGGTGTTGTTTAGCTTGTGTTCTACCTTGTGGAGCTCTAGACTTGATCCGAATAGTCCATTTAAACGGCTATGTAGAAGAAATCACACGTCCAGTCACTGCCGGCGAGATCCTTGTCGCCAACCCCAATCATGTTCTGAGCAAGCCTTGTTCACAAGGCGTCGTTCGCCGCATTTTGATTCTCTCGCCGGAGTCGGAGCTCAAACGAGGCAGCATATACTTCTTGATTCCGGAGTCTTCGGTGCCGGAcagtaagaagaagaagaaaagtagTAGCGGCCTCAAGAAATCGTCCAAGAAGAGACTAAGCAGTGGTGACGACGCCGCTGTCTCCGAATGTGATCGATACTTGACGGAGAACGtctcagaaaagaaaaaatactCATCACGTAGAGATCGCCGGACCGGACGATCACTCGGAGCATTTCAGCCTCATCTTGAGAGCATTTCTGAAGACTAA
- the LOC126788161 gene encoding PRA1 family protein B2-like has product MSSPSPIPMSSQQSATANQEGHSFPLPSFRSILTRLSGLSRHALSNRRPWAEIVDRTAFSRPVSFSDAASRVRKNAAYFRVNYLIVLAAVLAYSLLSHPFTLLTLVGLAAAWIFLYSHRQSDQPLVILGRSYSDTQVLFGLGLVTLIAILVTSVLSLLITALMVGAGIVSAHGAFRDPEDLFLDESQPLGSGFASMFSGAATSAGASMMSRV; this is encoded by the coding sequence ATGTCCTCGCCTTCCCCAATCCCAATGTCCTCGCAGCAATCCGCCACCGCCAACCAGGAAGGCCACTCATTTCCGCTGCCGTCGTTCCGATCCATCCTCACGCGCCTCTCCGGCCTCTCCCGACACGCGCTCTCCAACCGCCGCCCCTGGGCCGAGATCGTCGACCGCACCGCCTTCTCCCGGCCGGTCTCGTTCTCCGACGCGGCCTCGCGCGTGAGGAAGAACGCCGCCTACTTCCGCGTCAACTACCTCATCGTGCTCGCCGCCGTGCTCGCCTACTCGCTCCTCTCCCACCCCTTCACCCTCCTCACCCTCGTCGGCCTCGCCGCCGCGTGGATCTTCCTCTACTCGCACCGCCAGTCGGATCAGCCGCTCGTGATCTTGGGCCGGAGCTACTCCGACACGCAGGTGCTGTTTGGGCTGGGCCTGGTGACGCTGATCGCGATCTTGGTGACGAGCGTGTTGTCGCTGCTCATTACGGCGCTCATGGTCGGGGCCGGGATCGTCTCTGCTCACGGCGCGTTTAGGGATCCGGAGGATCTGTTCTTGGACGAATCGCAGCCGTTGGGTTCAGGATTCGCATCCATGTTCAGTGGGGCTGCTACTTCTGCTGGCGCCAGCATGATGTCACGTGTCTAG
- the LOC126785997 gene encoding exocyst complex component EXO70B1 — MAENGEEKLLAVARHIAKTLGHNDNMADDILQIFSNFDGRFSREKMADDDRRNSAALELTLKKLERQISQYVAADQPIWSDSVDAAAFLEAIDDLIATIREWSPMAGDKSVGACLIRAEDLMQQTMFRLEDEFRTLVERGGESLELSRAFRSESNGNLSFDDDEDDEDEDGVIGGDGEEEHEIPTAQPITDYDIIIDALPSGTINELHEIAKRMVAAGFGKECSHVYSSCRREFLEESLSRLGLQKLSIDEVQKMPWQDLEDEIERWIKAANVSLRILFPSERRLVDRVFYGLSAADLAFMEVCRGSTIQILNFTDAVAIGSRSPERLFKVLDVFETMRDLMPEFDALFSNQYCLFLRNEGVTIWKRLGEAIRGIFMELENLISRDPAKTQVPGGGLHPITRYVMNYLRAACRSRQTLEQVFEDNAGVPPHQSKVDDRASSSSMSVQMAWIMELLESNLEAKSKIYRDSALCYVFMMNNGRYIVQKIKDSELGSLLGDDWIRKHSAKVRQYQVNYQRSSWNKVVGVLKLESGSLAPNVAVKSMKEKLKLFNIYFDEICKNQTNWVIFDELLRDELRTSLTKILLPAYQSFVGRFQNVPEIGRHDKYIKYDPEDIEARINGLFQGNRGSGGGRK; from the coding sequence ATGGCGGAAAACGGCGAGGAGAAGCTGCTGGCGGTTGCGCGCCACATCGCCAAGACGCTGGGGCACAACGACAACATGGCCGATGATATTTTGCAGATTTTCTCGAATTTCGACGGCAGATTTTCTCGCGAGAAAATGGCCGACGATGATCGGAGAAATTCCGCGGCTCTGGAGTTGACGCTCAAGAAGCTGGAGCGGCAGATCTCGCAGTATGTAGCTGCCGACCAGCCTATCTGGTCCGACTCGGTTGACGCTGCAGCGTTTCTGGAAGCCATCGACGACTTGATAgcgactataagagagtggtcTCCCATGGCCGGGGATAAGTCCGTCGGCGCGTGTCTCATACGCGCCGAGGATTTGATGCAGCAGACTATGTTCCGGCTGGAGGACGAGTTCCGGACCTTGGTGGAGCGCGGCGGCGAGTCCCTCGAGCTCAGCCGCGCGTTCCGGAGCGAGTCGAATGGGAACTTGTCGTTCGACGACGATGAAGACGACGAGGACGAGGACGGAGTGATCGGCGGCGACGGCGAGGAGGAGCACGAGATCCCCACGGCGCAGCCGATCACGGATTATGACATCATCATCGACGCGCTGCCGTCGGGGACGATCAACGAACTTCACGAGATTGCGAAGCGGATGGTGGCGGCCGGGTTCGGGAAGGAGTGCTCGCACGTGTACAGCAGCTGCCGGCGGGAGTTTCTGGAGGAGAGCTTATCGCGGCTAGGGTTACAGAAGCTGAGCATCGATGAGGTTCAGAAGATGCCGTGGCAGGATCTCGAGGACGAAATCGAACGGTGGATCAAAGCCGCTAACGTCTCGCTTCGGATTCTGTTCCCCAGCGAGCGACGACTCGTTGACCGCGTCTTCTACGGCCTCTCCGCCGCCGACCTCGCGTTCATGGAGGTCTGCCGGGGATCGACGATCCAGATACTCAATTTCACCGACGCCGTCGCTATCGGGAGCCGATCGCCGGAGAGGCTGTTCAAAGTGTTGGATGTGTTTGAGACCATGCGTGATTTGATGCCGGAATTCGACGCCTTGTTTTCGAATCAGTACTGTTTGTTTCTCAGGAACGAAGGTGTTACGATCTGGAAAAGACTAGGGGAAGCAATTAGAGGAATTTTCATGGAATTAGAGAATCTGATCAGTCGTGATCCGGCGAAGACTCAGGTTCCGGGCGGCGGGCTGCACCCGATTACCCGTTACGTGATGAACTATCTCCGAGCGGCGTGTCGTTCGCGGCAGACGCTGGAGCAGGTGTTTGAGGACAATGCTGGAGTTCCTCCTCATCAGTCCAAGGTGGACGATAGGGCTTCGTCTTCATCCATGTCAGTTCAGATGGCTTGGATTATGGAGCTGCTGGAGAGCAATTTAGAGGCCAAGTCGAAGATTTACAGGGACTCGGCTTTGTGCTATGTGTTTATGATGAACAATGGGAGGTACATTGTTCAGAAAATTAAAGATAGTGAGTTGGGATCTCTATTGGGAGATGATTGGATCCGAAAGCACTCGGCCAAAGTTAGACAGTACCAAGTGAACTACCAAAGAAGCTCGTGGAACAAGGTGGTGGGAGTGTTGAAGCTCGAGAGTGGCTCCCTGGCGCCGAATGTTGCAGTCAAGTCCATGAAAGAGAAGCTCAAGTTGTTCAACATCTACTTCGACGAAATCTGTAAAAACCAAACCAATTGGGTCATTTTTGATGAGCTGCTCAGGGACGAATTAAGGACTTCCCTCACCAAAATCTTGTTGCCGGCATACCAAAGCTTTGTGGGAAGATTTCAGAATGTTCCTGAAATTGGGAGACATGACAAGTATATCAAGTATGACCCCGAGGACATTGAAGCTCGGATCAATGGCTTGTTTCAGGGGAATCGAGGATCCGGTGGTGGCAGGAAGTGA
- the LOC126785995 gene encoding sorting nexin 2B-like yields MMGSENHHDSKEEMESLILDDPPPPLNNGADKSSSSYSNYRSAMSSLADSHHPLAASSPVPADSDPLLTAPPPFRDLRNPNGADVLDPPSYADVVFSPLDGESIGEINGAESPSKSSDHSSSYSLSRSPSSSSEYIKITVANPQKEQESTNSVIPGGNTHVTYLITTRTNIPEFGGSEFGVRRRFRDVVTLSDRLAEAYRGFFIPPRPDKNVVESQVMQKQEFVEQRRVALEKYLRRLAAHPVIKKSDELKVFLQVQGRLPLALTTDVASRMLDGAAKLPKQLFGESAPVAPHEVVQPARGGRDLLRLFKELKQSVANDWGGSKPLVGEEDKEFMEKKDHMQELEQQLSNASQQAESLVKAQQDMGETMGELGLAFIKLTKFENEEALFNSQRIRAADMKNVATAAVKASRYYRELNSHTVKHLDTFHEYLGLMLSVNGAFSDRSSALLTVQTLLSELGSLQSRAEKLEVASNKIFGGDKSRTRKLEELNETIRATEDAKNIAIREYERIKENNRSELERLDSERNADFLNMLKGFVHNQVGYAEKIANVWSKVAEETSSYARESS; encoded by the exons ATGATGGGCTCCGAGAACCACCACGACTCGAAGGAAGAGATGGAGAGTCTCATCCTCGACGACCCGCCGCCTCCGTTGAACAACGGCGCCGACAAATCCTCCTCATCGTATTCCAATTACCGCAGCGCCATGTCGTCCCTCGCCGATAGTCACCACCCGCTCGCCGCGTCATCTCCCGTCCCGGCTGATTCCGATCCCCTCCTCACGGCGCCACCGCCGTTCCGCGATCTCCGAAACCCTAACGGCGCCGACGTCCTCGACCCGCCGTCCTACGCCGACGTGGTCTTCAGTCCGCTCGACGGCGAGTCGATCGGCGAAATCAACGGCGCCGAGAGTCCGAGCAAAAGCTCCGACCACTCCAGCTCTTACTCGCTGTCGCGATCTCCGTCGTCGAGCTCCGAGTACATCAAAATCACGGTGGCGAATCCTCAGAAGGAGCAGGAGTCCACGAACTCGGTCATCCCCGGAGGCAACACTCACGTGACGTACCTGATCACGACGAGGACGAACATCCCGGAGTTCGGTGGATCCGAGTTCGGCGTGCGGCGGCGGTTTCGCGACGTGGTGACGTTATCGGACCGGCTGGCGGAGGCGTACAGAGGGTTCTTCATTCCGCCGCGGCCGGATAAGAACGTGGTGGAGAGCCAGGTGATGCAGAAGCAGGAGTTTGTTGAGCAAAGAAGAGTGGCCTTGGAGAAGTACTTACGACGGCTAGCGGCTCACCCTGTGATCAAGAAGAGTGATGAGCTCAAGGTGTTTCTGCAAGTCCAGGGGAGGCTGCCGCTGGCTTTGACTACTGACGTGGCGTCAAGAATGCTGGATGGGGCAGCTAAACTGCCCAAGCAGTTGTTCGGGGAGAGTGCTCCGGTGGCTCCACACGAGGTGGTTCAGCCTGCGAGAGGCGGTAGGGACTTGTTGAGGTTGTTTAAGGAGCTGAAGCAGTCTGTGGCCAATGACTGGGGAGGTTCGAAGCCGCTGGTGGGGGAGGAGGATAAGGAGTTTATGGAGAAGAAAGACCACATGCAGGAGCTCGAGCAACAACTTAGCAATGCGTCGCAGCAG GCTGAATCACTTGTAAAAGCTCAACAAGACATGGGAGAGACTATGGGAGAGTTAGGACTAGCGTTTATAAAGTTGACGAAATTTGAGAATGAAGAGGCCTTGTTTAACTCCCAAAGAATACGTGCTGCTGACATGAAGAATGTGGCAACAGCTGCTGTCAAAGCCAGTCGATACTATCGAGAATTGAATTCTCACACTGTCAAACATTTG GACACATTCCATGAGTATCTTGGGCTAATGTTATCAGTCAATGGTGCATTCTCGGATCGATCAAGTGCTTTGTTGACAGTTCAGACTCTTCTATCAGAATTGGGCTCATTGCAATCAAGAGCTGAGAAACTTGAagttgcatcaaacaaaatttTTGGTGGTGACAAATCAAGGACTCGCAAACTAGAGGAGTTAAATGAAACCATAAGAGCTACCGAGGATGCCAAGAATATAGCAATAAGAGAATATGAAAGAATCAAG GAAAACAACAGAAGTGAATTGGAAAGGCTTGACAGTGAGAGGAATGCCGATTTCTTGAACATGTTGAAGGGGTTTGTCCATAATCAG GTGGGATATGCCGAGAAAATAGCAAACGTGTGGTCCAAGGTTGCCGAGGAGACTAGCTCGTACGCAAGAGAGAGCTCTTGA
- the LOC126787499 gene encoding GDSL esterase/lipase At2g30220-like, which produces MAPRGKTLFLTLVHIWFCNVIFISNKCKATRPTPKFPAILVFGDSTVDTGNNNYLKTVFKGNHYPYGQDFLGHVTTGRFSNGKLVPDFVASMLNIKETVPPFLDPSLSDNDLVTGVSFASGGSGLDDITGAIGGIIPFAKQVEYFKTYIVRVQGIVGEKVAKTLISSAVVVISSGTNDFGFNFYDFPIRKLEYNISGYQDFLQNKLHIFIKELYELGCRRMAIAGLPPVGCLPIQMTLKTPHDRSCVEEENLDALVYNKKLARLLPKLQSLLPRSKIVYADVYKPMADMINNPQKFGFVETNRGCCGTGLMEAGPFCNALTAVCDNVLEHLFWDSVHPSQAAYLYISKYLEKNVIPKLIDQNNLTGRMTVMNKFQTLHDKEKMWTMQC; this is translated from the exons ATGGCACCCAGAGGCAAAACCCTTTTTCTTACATTAGTCCACATTTGGTTTTGCAACGTAATATTCATTTCCAACAAATGCAAAGCCACTAGGCCTACACCAAAATTCCCAGCCATTCTAGTCTTTGGGGATTCAACTGTGGACACAGGCAACAACAATTACCTCAAGACAGTGTTTAAGGGTAACCATTATCCATATGGCCAAGATTTTCTAGGTCATGTTACTACAGGCAGGTTTTCTAATGGAAAATTGGTTCCTGACTTCGTTGCTTCCATGTTAAACATCAAAGAAACTGTTCCACCTTTTCTTGATCCGAGCCTATCGGATAACGACCTTGTCACCGGCGTTAGTTTCGCTTCTGGCGGATCCGGATTGGATGATATTACAGGTGCTATAGGTGGGATCATACCATTTGCAAAGCAGGTTGAATACTTCAAGACGTACATAGTGAGAGTCCAAGGGATTGTAGGAGAAAAGGTGGCGAAGACGTTAATTAGTAGTGCAGTGGTTGTAATCAGTTCTGGGACTAATGACTTTGGATTTAACTTCTATGACTTCCCCATAAGAAAGTTAGAGTACAACATTAGTGGCTACCAAGATTTTCTGCAGAATAAACTGCATATATTCATTAAG GAACTCTATGAGCTCGGATGCAGAAGAATGGCTATAGCTGGGCTTCCTCCAGTAGGTTGCCTACCAATACAAATGACTTTAAAAACTCCACATGATAGAAGTTGCGTAGAGGAAGAAAATTTGGATGCCCTTGTCTACAATAAAAAGCTTGCAAGGCTCTTGCCTAAATTACAGTCACTGCTGCCAAGGAGCAAAATTGTGTATGCAGACGTGTATAAGCCTATGGCTGACATGATCAATAATCCACAAAAATTTG GTTTTGTGGAAACAAACAGAGGCTGCTGTGGTACTGGGTTAATGGAAGCAGGGCCCTTCTGTAATGCATTAACAGCAGTATGTGATAATGTCTTGGAGCACTTGTTTTGGGATAGCGTACATCCAAGTCAAGCAGCATATCTGTATATTTCAAAATACCTGGAGAAGAATGTTATTCCCAAGCTTATTGATCAAAACAATCTGACCGGCCGGATGACAGTGATGAACAAGTTCCAAACCTTGCATGACAAGGAAAAGATGTGGACGATGCAGTGCTGa